From the genome of Spartinivicinus poritis, one region includes:
- a CDS encoding type II toxin-antitoxin system Phd/YefM family antitoxin: protein MKSKVASYEAKNKLPEFLRRVEAGESFTITNHGKVVADLIPADSRRQRAKLAIANIKRMKKHVVSNETLMDLRQQGR, encoded by the coding sequence ATGAAGAGTAAAGTTGCCTCATATGAGGCAAAGAACAAGCTCCCCGAGTTTCTTAGACGGGTTGAGGCTGGCGAGTCGTTTACTATCACTAATCATGGCAAAGTGGTAGCTGACTTAATTCCTGCCGATAGCCGCAGACAACGCGCTAAGCTTGCCATTGCGAATATCAAACGAATGAAGAAGCATGTTGTGTCAAATGAAACCTTGATGGATCTAAGGCAGCAAGGTCGCTAA
- a CDS encoding antitoxin — translation MQKTAKLFPNGRSQAVRLPKEFQFEGEEVFIEKVGDKVILSAKPSSWDSFFSSELKATDDFMCDIADDKPQERDLF, via the coding sequence ATGCAAAAGACAGCAAAGCTTTTCCCTAACGGTCGAAGTCAAGCAGTGCGCTTACCTAAAGAGTTCCAGTTTGAAGGTGAAGAAGTCTTTATAGAGAAGGTAGGCGATAAGGTTATCTTGAGCGCTAAGCCTAGTTCCTGGGATTCTTTTTTCTCAAGTGAGCTTAAGGCTACAGATGATTTTATGTGTGACATTGCAGATGACAAACCACAGGAAAGGGATTTATTTTAG